Part of the Longimicrobium sp. genome is shown below.
TGGCAGGGCGCGCAGGTGGTGTCGAGGTTCGCCCGGTCGAGCGCGGGCACGACGGGTGCCTGAGCCGCCGCGCTTCCGGCGCCCAGCGAGGCGGCGGCCAGCAGGAGGAAAACGCGCGTCTTCATCGGTGGATCACGGTGTGGGAGCGGGTGGAAGCGCCGGCGCCAGATGGCGGCCCGGGCAGTGGATTGGTACGTCTCCGGTCCCCCCGGCGCAACTATCGTGGGACGAACCGTGGTACGGCGTGCCGTCCGGCGGGACCGCGATCTTTATGAATCTGCTTCACATCTCTCCACATACTTAATTTTTTTAAGATGCAAATTCATCTCTCTTGACTTCATACTGTTCGGCATCGATTCTGCTTATCGATCCCACCGTGGACGCACCCCTTCGCCACAGGAGAGACATGACACTCCCGATCTCCCTCGTTCCCGCGGGGTTCCTGGCCGCCGCGCAGACGGTGCCGGTGAGCGGCGCCGACACGGCGTGGCTGATGGCCGCCACCGCGCTGGTGCTGCTGATGACGCCGGCGCTCGGGTTCTTCTACGGCGGGCTGGTGCGCGGCAAGAACGTGCTCAACACGCTGATGATGAGCTTCGCCGCGCTGGGCGTGGTGGGGATCGCGTGGGCGCTGCTGGGCTACTCGCTCGCCTTCGCGCCGGGGAACGGGTTCGTGGGGGGATTGTCGTACGCGGGACTGCGGAACGTGGGGCTGGAGACGGGATCGTGGGGCGCGACGCCGCACCTGCTGTTCATGGCCTACCAGGGGACGTTCGCCATCATCACCGCCGCGCTGATCTCCGGCGCCGTGGTGGAGCGGATGCGCTTCGGGCCGTACCTGGCCTTCGTCGGCGCGTGGTCGCTGCTCGTCTACGCCCCCGTGGCCCACTGGGTGTGGGGGAAGGGGTGGCTCGGCGGCCTCGGCGCGCTGGACTTCGCCGGGGGGACGGTGGTGCACGTGAACGCGGGGCTCGCGGCCGTCGTCGCGGCGATCGTCGTCGGCAACCGCAAGGACTACGGCCGCCAGGCGCTCCTCCCGCACGACGCCACCTACGTGCTGCTGGGCGCGGGGCTGCTCTGGTTCGGCTGGTTCGGCTTCAACGCGGGGAGCGCGCTCGCGGCGAACGCATCCGCGGCGCTGGCGTTCGTCAACACGCTGCTGGCACCCGCCGCCACGCTGGTGGTGTGGATGGCGCTCGACGCGGCGCGTCTCAAGAAGGTCACCGCGGTCGGCGGGGCGACGGGGATCGTCGTCGGCCTCGTGGCGGTGACGCCGGCGGCCGGGTTCGTCGGGCCCGCGGCGGCCATCGCGCTGGGCGCGGTGGCGGCGTTCCCCAGCTACTTCGCCATCGCGTACCGCTCGCGCACGCGGCTGGACGACTCGCTGGACGTGTTCGCCGCGCACGGCACCGGCGGCATCGTGGGCGCGCTGCTGACGGGCGTGCTCGCCTCCGCCGCGTGGGGCGGGACGGACGGGCTCCTCTTCGGCAACGCGGCGCAGCTCGGCAAGCAGGCCGTCGCGGTCCTCGCGGCGGGGGGATACAGCGCCATCGCCACGCTGGCGATCCTCAAGGCGATCGCGCTGGTGGCGCCGCTGCGGCGCGAGGGGCGCGAGGAAGGCGTCGGGCTCGACGTGGTGCAGCACGGCGAGGAGGCGTACGCGCGCGGCGAGGGCGCGGTGCTGGTGCCGCCCGAGGCGCTGCTGCCGAGCGTGATCGAGGTGCCCGTGCCCGCCGCCTTGCTGGCGCCGGAGGCCGCATGAAGCTCATCGTCGCGATCATCCGCCCCGAGAAGCTGGGCGAGACGCTGGAGGCGCTCTACCGCGCCGAGGTGCGCGGGCTGACGGTGAGCCGCGTGCAGGGCCACGGCGGCGAGGTGGAGCGGGTGGAGACGTACCGCGGGACGACGGTGAAGATGGAGCTGCAGGAGAAGGTGCGGCTGGAGATCGGCGTGTCGGAGCCGTTCGTCGACGTCACCGTGCAGGCCATCCTCCGCGCCGCCTCGACCGGCGAGGTGGGCGATGGGAAGATCTTCGTCCTCCCCGTCGAGAGCGTGTACCGCATCCGCACGGGGGAAAAGGATGAGTCCGCCGTGACGCCCCAGCCGGTGGAGCTGGACGAGCTGCTGGGGTAGACAGACGAGCCTACTCCCGAGGTTCGCAATCAGCGCAGAGTGGGGAGATTGGTGCGGACGCGGCGCGGAGGCCCTCTCCCCCCGGCCCCCTCCCCCAAAACCGACTGGGGGAGGGGGAGACCTCAGCGCGGGGGCGGGTTCGGACCGCTGCGGCTGGCATCCGCGCGGCCGCGGGCGGCCCCTTCCCCCGGCCCCTCCCCCGCTGCGCAGGGGAGGGGAGAACTAAGCGCGGGGCGGGACTTCGGGACGCAGAACGGGCCGGCTTCCGCGAGGGGAGCCGGCCCGTCTTCAGGCCTGGAAACGACCGGGCGCTTACTGCTTCGGCGCGCTGGTCGGGGGCGCGGCGGGCTGGCCGGCGCCGGCGGCGGTGGCCGGGTCGTTGCCGCCCTGCGTGGCGGCAGGCGCGGGCGCGGCGGCGGGGGCCGTCGGCGTCGCGGGCTGCGTTACGCCGGGAACCGCGGGCTGGCCGGCCGGCGCGGGGGCCGTGGGCGCGCTCTTCTGCAGCCCCTGGCGCAGCACCGAGGTCGGGCGCGCGGCGCGGGCCGACAGCATCGACAGCGCGAACGCGATGGCCACGAACAGCCCGCCGCACCACCACGAGGCCTTGTGCAGGATGGTGGTGGCCTGGCGGCTGCCGAACAGCGTGTCGGTGCCGGCGCCGCCGCCCATGGCGGCCAGACCGCCGCCCTTGCCGGACTGCAGCAGCACCACGGGAATCAGCACCAGCGCGTCGAGCACCAGCAGAATCAGCAGAAACGTGAACACGGCGCTTCCGGTCGTCTCAGAGGGGGTCGGGCCAGGGATGGCAAAGCGTTTAAATGTAGCACGATGCGCGGTTCCGTCAACCGCCGGGCGCCGCTTTCCCGCTCACTGCACCGCGCCGCAGATCTGCGCGAAGCCGTGGGGATCGAGGCTCGCTCCGCCCACCAGCACGCCGTCGACGCCCTCCACGGCCAGCAGCTCGGCGGCGTTCTCGGGCTTGACGCTGCCGCCGTACAGGATGGGGACGGCGGCGGCGATCTCGCGGCCGTACGCCGCCGCCAGCTCGCGGCGCACGTAGCCGTGCATCGCGCCCGCGTCGGCCGGGGTGGCGTTCACGCCGGTGCCGATGGCCCACACCGGCTCATACGCCACCACCAGCGAGCGCGCGTCGTCGGACGAGAGGGTGCGGAGCACGGCGGTGAGCTGCGCCTCCACCACGTCCTCGGCGCGGCCGGCGCGGCGCTCCTCGATCTTCTCGCCCACGCAGAGGACGGGGACCAGGCCGGCGTCGAGCACCGCGCGCACCTTCTTCACCGTCTCCTCGATCGTCTCGCCGAACACCCAGCGGCGCTCGCTGTGGCCGACCAGCACGAGCTCCGCGCCCGCGTCCGCCGCCATCCCCGCGGAGATCTCGCCGGTGAAGGCGCCGCCCTTCTCCCAGTACACGTTCTGCACGCCCAGGCGGACGTCGGCGCGGCCCTGGAGCGCCTCGCGCGCGGCGGCGAGGGAGACGGCGGGGGGAAAGAAGACGACGCTGCGGTCGTCGCGCGGCTGCCAGACGGCCAGGAACTCGCCGAAGAAGCGCGCGGCCTCGGACGGGCCCAGGTTCATCTTCCAGTTGCCGGCCAGCACCGGCTTCAGCGGCGCGCTCACGAGCCCGTCCGGTCGTCGAGCGCGGCCACGCCGGGCAGCTCCTTCCCCTCGAGGAACTCGAGCGAGGCGCCGCCGCCGGTGGACACGTGCGACATGCGGTCCTCCAGCCCCATCTCCGCCACCGCGGCCGCCGAGTCGCCGCCGCCGATGATCGTGGTCGCCCCGTTGTCCGTCGCCGTGGCGACGGCCTCGGCCACGCCGCGGGTGCCGTCGGCGAAGGCGGGGTTCTCGAAGACGCCCATCGGCCCGTTCCAGAGCACCGTCTTCGCCCCCTCCAGCTCGCGGCGGTAGAGGTCGACCGACTGCGGGCCGATGTCCGCCACCATGCGGTCCGCGGGGATGGCCTCGCGCGAGACGATCCGCGTCTCCCCCCCTGCCTCCAGCCTGTCCGTCACCACGCAGTCGACGGGGAGGACCAGGCGGTCGCCGGCGCCCTGGACGAGGCCGCGCGCCATCTCCACCCGGTCGTCCTCCACCAGCGAGGTGCCGGTCTGGAGATCCATCGCGCGGAAGAAGGTGTTGGCCATCGCGCCGCCGATCAGCAGGCGGTCGACCTTCGGCAGCAGCGCGTTGATGACGTCGATCTTGCCGCTGATCTTCGCCCCGCCGAGGATGGCCACGAACGGGCGCTTCGGTTTCTCCAGCGCGCCGCCGAGGTATTCCAGCTCCTTCGCCATCAGGAACCCCGCGACGACGGGCTTCCCTTCCCCCTTCATCACCTCGGCCACGCCGGCGGTGGAGGAGTGGGCGCGGTGCGCGGCGCCGAACGCGTCGTTCACGAACACGTCGCCCAGCTCGGCCATCTGCCGCGCCAGCTCCATGTCGTTCTTCTCCTCGCCGGGATGGAACCGCGTGTTCTCCAGCAGGAGCACGTCGCCGCCGCCGAGCCGGTTCGTCGCCTCCACCGCGGCGGCGCCGACGGTCTCGCCGGAGAAGGCGACGTCGCGGCCCAGGAGCTCGCCGAGGCGCGCGGCGCAGGGGCGGAGCGACATCTCCGGCACCGGCTTTCCCTTGGGGCGGCCGAAGTGCGAGAGGAGGACGATGCGCGCGCCGGCGTCGATGAGATAC
Proteins encoded:
- a CDS encoding ammonium transporter, with product MTLPISLVPAGFLAAAQTVPVSGADTAWLMAATALVLLMTPALGFFYGGLVRGKNVLNTLMMSFAALGVVGIAWALLGYSLAFAPGNGFVGGLSYAGLRNVGLETGSWGATPHLLFMAYQGTFAIITAALISGAVVERMRFGPYLAFVGAWSLLVYAPVAHWVWGKGWLGGLGALDFAGGTVVHVNAGLAAVVAAIVVGNRKDYGRQALLPHDATYVLLGAGLLWFGWFGFNAGSALAANASAALAFVNTLLAPAATLVVWMALDAARLKKVTAVGGATGIVVGLVAVTPAAGFVGPAAAIALGAVAAFPSYFAIAYRSRTRLDDSLDVFAAHGTGGIVGALLTGVLASAAWGGTDGLLFGNAAQLGKQAVAVLAAGGYSAIATLAILKAIALVAPLRREGREEGVGLDVVQHGEEAYARGEGAVLVPPEALLPSVIEVPVPAALLAPEAA
- a CDS encoding phosphoglycerate kinase, with amino-acid sequence MNKLTLNDLPKSALAGKRVLVRVDYNVPLDADGTISDDTRIRATLPTLQYLIDAGARIVLLSHFGRPKGKPVPEMSLRPCAARLGELLGRDVAFSGETVGAAAVEATNRLGGGDVLLLENTRFHPGEEKNDMELARQMAELGDVFVNDAFGAAHRAHSSTAGVAEVMKGEGKPVVAGFLMAKELEYLGGALEKPKRPFVAILGGAKISGKIDVINALLPKVDRLLIGGAMANTFFRAMDLQTGTSLVEDDRVEMARGLVQGAGDRLVLPVDCVVTDRLEAGGETRIVSREAIPADRMVADIGPQSVDLYRRELEGAKTVLWNGPMGVFENPAFADGTRGVAEAVATATDNGATTIIGGGDSAAAVAEMGLEDRMSHVSTGGGASLEFLEGKELPGVAALDDRTGS
- the tpiA gene encoding triose-phosphate isomerase, with protein sequence MSAPLKPVLAGNWKMNLGPSEAARFFGEFLAVWQPRDDRSVVFFPPAVSLAAAREALQGRADVRLGVQNVYWEKGGAFTGEISAGMAADAGAELVLVGHSERRWVFGETIEETVKKVRAVLDAGLVPVLCVGEKIEERRAGRAEDVVEAQLTAVLRTLSSDDARSLVVAYEPVWAIGTGVNATPADAGAMHGYVRRELAAAYGREIAAAVPILYGGSVKPENAAELLAVEGVDGVLVGGASLDPHGFAQICGAVQ
- the secG gene encoding preprotein translocase subunit SecG encodes the protein MFTFLLILLVLDALVLIPVVLLQSGKGGGLAAMGGGAGTDTLFGSRQATTILHKASWWCGGLFVAIAFALSMLSARAARPTSVLRQGLQKSAPTAPAPAGQPAVPGVTQPATPTAPAAAPAPAATQGGNDPATAAGAGQPAAPPTSAPKQ
- a CDS encoding P-II family nitrogen regulator, with the protein product MKLIVAIIRPEKLGETLEALYRAEVRGLTVSRVQGHGGEVERVETYRGTTVKMELQEKVRLEIGVSEPFVDVTVQAILRAASTGEVGDGKIFVLPVESVYRIRTGEKDESAVTPQPVELDELLG